AGAGCAGAACAAACAGTGTCATGTGAATTAGTAACATTCCGCTCCTACATTATTTATTAGATTGAACTGGATTGCTCCGGTGCCTGATCGCCGAAATTTATGCGTTCTTCTCTCCAGAACGAGTCTAATACGCTCGAAGCTATTTCGCCAGCACGTAGAAAACCACCGTTTCAGGCTGACCAGACCGCTTCAGGCGCGTCGGAATCGTGGATGACCCGACGGAGTGCAGACACGACAGCGGCTGGATTGTCGGTCTGCCAGACGCTCCGCCCCGTCACGATACCCCGGGCCCCGGCCGCCATCGCACCAGCAACATCGTCAAGCATCGCCTGAACAGACCCTGACGACGGACCACCGAGAATCATCACCGGAACCGGGGCGTTCCGGACAATGGGTTCGAATGAATCGCGGTCACCGGTGTACGGCGCTTTGAGAATATCGGCCCCGAGCTCCCAACCGATCCGGCAGGCGTTTGCGACGTACTTCGTATCAGTCTCGAAGCGGTCAGGAACCTCGTTGCCCCATATGACAGTCTCGACGATGTGGGGGACACCAGAACCCCGCAGGGATTTGGTTATCTCGGTTATGTAGTCGACGTTTCGCTCGAATGGCTGGCTATCCTGCCGGCCGAAGGCGAGTACCGACTTGACGCCTACGGGGTCACACGCCAGCAAGCGGTCGGTGTCACACGCCTGCTGTTGCACCCACGGACCGATATCCTCGCCGGGCCGACTCGACGGTGACACGAAGTCCGCAGTCACGAGAACGTCTGTCGACGACGCGGCGAACGTATCAGCGAATCGCTCGGCGAAGTACGGTCCGACGAGCACACCGTCGGGTTCGCCTGCAAGTACCGAATCAAGCGTGGCCTTGGGGTCCTCGAAACCGTCTATTGCACCCATTCCGATGCCGTGGTCAAGCGCCACGACGACCGCGTTACCGGAGTTGGTATCGAGGAGGTCGTACTCGCTCACTCAGAGTCCCCTGGAATGACTACTTTCTTCAGCCCCTCAGCGTTACCCATCCGGTCGAACGCAGTCGGGAGGTCATCAAGCCTGATGCGCTCGGTGATGAGCGTCTCGGCGTCGATACGTCCGTACTGGAGGAGTGTTATCGCCCGCTCGAAGTCCTCGGTCGTCAACGAGAACGATCCGTGGTAGCCCACTTCGTCGAAAAAGATGTCGAACGGACTGATTTCCATCGTCGCTTCTTGGTCGGGAACGCCGAAAATGAGTGTCGACCCGCCGGGGGCGGTCACTGCGTTGGCCTGTTCGATTGTCGGGACGAGCCCGATGGCCTCCGCACCGACGTCGACCGGTCCGCCGGCCGCTTCGGGAATCGCTTTCTCTGGGTCTTCCTTGTTGGGGTCGATGACGGCATCCGCGCCGAGGTCGGCCGCTAGTTCGCGCCGCTCGTCATCGAGTTCGGAGACAACGATGGGGGCAGCGCCAGCGTTGCGGAACGCCTGCAGGAGCAACAGGCCGATGGGACCAGCTCCGATAATTCCGACGCTATCGCCGGGTTTGATGTTCGCCTGCTCGACGCCGTGGACACAGCAGGCGAGTGGTTCGGCGAGGGCGGCCCGCTCGAACGACATTTCGCCGATGTCTTCGACATTGATGGCCGGCACGCGGACGTACTCGGCGAAGGCACCGTCGAGGATGGTGTCACCGGCGCCGCCGATGCTCGTGTTGTTCTCACAGAGGTGCGTCGCCCCCTTCTTGCAGTACGAACACGCGTTACATGGCACTGTAGGGTTGATTGCGACGCGGTCACCGACCACAAACCGGTCGACATCAGCACCAACCTCTGCGACGGTTCCGGCGCCTTCGTGGCCCAGAACCAGCGGCGTTTCAGCGGCGAAGGTGCCGTGGTACATGTGGTAGTCGGTCATACAGACGCTACAGGCACCAACCTGGACGAGGACCTCGTCGTCGGCTGGCTCCGGTCGGTCGCGCTCTTCGACGGTGATTTCGCCGACGTCTGTTAGCGTGCTTGCGCGCATCAGCCGCCCTCCGCTGGTCGGGTCGCGGTCGTCACTGCAACAGTACTCCGGTCGTGCGTTGGTGTTGGTTGGGTCATGAATTGGTTGGGCCGGAGTCCGCCGCCACTGGTCCAGGCTGGCTGGACGGACAGCGGACTCGGCGTCAATCCGTACCACAGTTGTTTTCGGACCGCGTATTAAAATCTTGCCACGGATCCCCGCAATCGGGGACCAATCGGAAACCGCGCGCCAGCACATCGCATTCGGCCGTCGGTCCGTCCGCGAGGTGAGTATTCTACCTTACAGATGATTACCTTTATTATGCATCGGTAATTCGATAGTGACGAGGCAAACTGGCATGACGAACTCCAACAGGCGGAAGTTTCTGAAAGCGACAGGTGTCGGACTACTCGGCGGTCTCGCTGGCTGTACACGAGGCGGCGATGGCTCAAACGGCGGCGCGAGTGACGGCTCAAGCGATGGTAGCGATGGCGGAACCAGCACTGACGGAAACGACGGCGACCTCGCGATTCCGCTCAGCGAGTACGAGGACGCCGATATCGACTGGCAACAGTTCGAGGGCTCCTCAATAAACATCGGGGCTGTCCAGCACCCCTGGGTTTCAGCCATCAAGCCCGCGATCCCGGTCTTCGAGGAACTGACTGGAATCGATGTCGTCTGGAACGTGCTCCCCGAACAGCAGTTCCGGACCAAGCGCCAGACTGACGTCAGTACCGGGGCCGGGCAGTTCGACGTCTTCTACATGGATCAGGTCGTCAATCAGTTCCGGGAGGAAGGCTGGATACAGCCCCTCGACCCGTACTTCGAGGACGACAGCCTCTTCGACGAGGACTGGTACAACACCGACGACCTCTTCGAGGCGTCGCGGTGGCAGGCCCACGGTGGCGGCTACAGCGACACGTGGACCGGGATGCCAATCACTGTCGAAGTCCAGACGCAGTTCTACCGAAAGGACCTCTACGAGAAACACGATCTGGAGGTCGCGGAGACGCTCGAACAGTTCCGGCAGAACGCCCAGACCATCCACGAGAACGAGTCGGACGTCGTCGGCACCGTCGGCCGTGGCGACAAGGGCTACGGGATGAATATCTACGTCCTGAACACGTTCCTCCGCCAGAACGGCGCAGAACTCTGGGACAGTTTCCCGGACGATTCCGGCCTCGATTCCGACGGCGTCATCAACGCGGCCGAGTGGTACGTCAGCCTGCTGCAGGACTACGGTCCCGAAGGGGCTTCGACCCAGACCTGGTCGGATGTCCTCTCGACGATGCAGGAAGGGCGCGCCGGCCACATCGTCTCCGACGCAAACCTGTTCTGGCCCGGACTCACCGGCTCTGACTCCTCAGTTGCAGATAACGTCGGTATCGCGAAGGTTCCGAGTCCGGAAGACGGCCAGTTCTCGCCGAACGCGTTCAACTGGCAGATATCCACGTCGAAGAACGCGCAGAACTCCGAGCAGGCGTTCCTGTTTATGGTGTGGGCGTCCTCACAGCCGACCAACACCTGGATGCACGTCGAAGGCGACGCCGCGTTCTCCGTCCGGCAGTCCGTCTGGGAGAACGACGACTTCCGCTCGCAGGTGGGCGAGAACTTCGCGCAGGTCACACTCGAATCACTGCAGGAAGCGGCACCGGACCCATTTGACCGGAAGTACCCGCAGTGGGGCCAGCGCTATTCCGAGGAACTCCAGCGCGCCATCGCCGGCCAGAAGTCTGCTGAGGTGGCGATGACCAAGGCCGCATCGGTTGCCGAGGATATCTACGACAACTGAACCCCAGCCATACCAGAGTCACGATACATCCCCACCAATGAGTACACCAACGCAAACCGAAACGGCTTCAAAATCGACCTTCGCCAGACTGAGCGCCCTCTGGAACGAGTACCTCCCGTACTGGTTCATCGCACCGATGGTGCTGGTGATGGTCAGCATCACCTTCTTCCCCGGTGCGTATGACCTGTATCTCAGCCTGATCGCAGAGCCGACGCTTGACGTATTTGCGGCTGATTTCGTCGGGCTGTCCAACTTCGAGACGGCGTTTACTCGCGGCGGCGCCGTCCACTCGTTCGTCATCACGATCACCGTCGTCGCCAGTGCGCTGTTGCTCGAAACCGCACTCGGATTCATCCTGGCTGCGCTCGTCGCCGGCGTCGGCTCCAGTCGAACGAAGTCGTTCTACAGGGTGCTGTTCATCATTCCGATGGCCGTCGCACCCGTTTCCTTGGCGACCATCGGCCGGATTATGTTGAACACCGAGATCGGCATCATTCCCTACGTCATAAGTACCGGAACGCCGTTCGCAGCGCCAAACTTCCTTTCGGATGTTCCGCTGCTGACAGTGATTCTACTGGACGCGTGGAACTGGACGCCGTTCATGTTCATTATCTTCTACGCCGGCCTCTCGTCAGTACCGAAGACGCTTATTGAAGCGTCACGTGTCGACGGTGCGCCGATGTGGCGACGCTACGTCCACGTCATCATTCCCTACATGAAACCGGTCGTGTTCGTCGCCACGCTCATCCGGATGATTGACCTGTTCCGCACCTTCGGCGTGGTGTACGGCCTCACGGGTGGCGGCCCCGGAACGGCCACCCAGTTAGTGAGTATCAACATCTACGAACAGATGTTCATCAACAACCAGATCGGTGTGGCGGCTGCGATAGCTGTCGTCTACCTAGTCTTTGTCATCGCGATTGCGAACATCGTCATTGCGAAGGTCGGCTTCGAGGGGGTGTGGGACTAATGGCGACGACAGACGGTGACTCCGCAACCGCGTCACAACGACTCGACAAGGACACGCGGGAGAGGCTCGTCACGGCGGTCCGACACACCATCCT
The Haloarcula sp. CBA1129 genome window above contains:
- a CDS encoding carbohydrate ABC transporter permease; its protein translation is MSTPTQTETASKSTFARLSALWNEYLPYWFIAPMVLVMVSITFFPGAYDLYLSLIAEPTLDVFAADFVGLSNFETAFTRGGAVHSFVITITVVASALLLETALGFILAALVAGVGSSRTKSFYRVLFIIPMAVAPVSLATIGRIMLNTEIGIIPYVISTGTPFAAPNFLSDVPLLTVILLDAWNWTPFMFIIFYAGLSSVPKTLIEASRVDGAPMWRRYVHVIIPYMKPVVFVATLIRMIDLFRTFGVVYGLTGGGPGTATQLVSINIYEQMFINNQIGVAAAIAVVYLVFVIAIANIVIAKVGFEGVWD
- a CDS encoding class I fructose-bisphosphate aldolase; amino-acid sequence: MSEYDLLDTNSGNAVVVALDHGIGMGAIDGFEDPKATLDSVLAGEPDGVLVGPYFAERFADTFAASSTDVLVTADFVSPSSRPGEDIGPWVQQQACDTDRLLACDPVGVKSVLAFGRQDSQPFERNVDYITEITKSLRGSGVPHIVETVIWGNEVPDRFETDTKYVANACRIGWELGADILKAPYTGDRDSFEPIVRNAPVPVMILGGPSSGSVQAMLDDVAGAMAAGARGIVTGRSVWQTDNPAAVVSALRRVIHDSDAPEAVWSA
- a CDS encoding galactitol-1-phosphate 5-dehydrogenase; translated protein: MRASTLTDVGEITVEERDRPEPADDEVLVQVGACSVCMTDYHMYHGTFAAETPLVLGHEGAGTVAEVGADVDRFVVGDRVAINPTVPCNACSYCKKGATHLCENNTSIGGAGDTILDGAFAEYVRVPAINVEDIGEMSFERAALAEPLACCVHGVEQANIKPGDSVGIIGAGPIGLLLLQAFRNAGAAPIVVSELDDERRELAADLGADAVIDPNKEDPEKAIPEAAGGPVDVGAEAIGLVPTIEQANAVTAPGGSTLIFGVPDQEATMEISPFDIFFDEVGYHGSFSLTTEDFERAITLLQYGRIDAETLITERIRLDDLPTAFDRMGNAEGLKKVVIPGDSE
- a CDS encoding sugar ABC transporter substrate-binding protein — translated: MTNSNRRKFLKATGVGLLGGLAGCTRGGDGSNGGASDGSSDGSDGGTSTDGNDGDLAIPLSEYEDADIDWQQFEGSSINIGAVQHPWVSAIKPAIPVFEELTGIDVVWNVLPEQQFRTKRQTDVSTGAGQFDVFYMDQVVNQFREEGWIQPLDPYFEDDSLFDEDWYNTDDLFEASRWQAHGGGYSDTWTGMPITVEVQTQFYRKDLYEKHDLEVAETLEQFRQNAQTIHENESDVVGTVGRGDKGYGMNIYVLNTFLRQNGAELWDSFPDDSGLDSDGVINAAEWYVSLLQDYGPEGASTQTWSDVLSTMQEGRAGHIVSDANLFWPGLTGSDSSVADNVGIAKVPSPEDGQFSPNAFNWQISTSKNAQNSEQAFLFMVWASSQPTNTWMHVEGDAAFSVRQSVWENDDFRSQVGENFAQVTLESLQEAAPDPFDRKYPQWGQRYSEELQRAIAGQKSAEVAMTKAASVAEDIYDN